Proteins co-encoded in one Dyadobacter sp. CECT 9275 genomic window:
- a CDS encoding RpnC/YadD family protein — translation MMKNEDSLWKSRLQITFTNFLHSYYPSLAETIDFRKKFEWLDQELEQVSLADNGPSVPPQVNKLVKVFNENGEEQWILIHLALQGSDDKDVAERLFTYYYRIFTTYHKPITVFTLSPDDNPSARLHENPALSVFNTLKLCNQYKEHLLKIDNPVAMLVAAFQALPENGVRKSISPAPPNGLVLHKIQQKVNLMINVGRAFSVRYTNPF, via the coding sequence ATGATGAAAAACGAAGATTCTCTTTGGAAGTCGAGGCTGCAAATAACATTCACCAACTTTTTACATTCCTACTATCCGTCTCTGGCCGAGACCATTGACTTCAGGAAAAAATTTGAATGGCTGGACCAAGAGCTGGAACAGGTTTCGCTCGCTGACAACGGACCTTCCGTTCCACCCCAGGTTAACAAACTGGTGAAAGTGTTTAATGAAAACGGAGAAGAACAGTGGATACTCATCCATCTGGCATTGCAGGGCAGTGATGACAAGGATGTGGCGGAACGGCTGTTTACCTACTATTACCGGATTTTTACAACCTATCACAAACCCATAACCGTTTTCACCCTATCCCCGGACGACAATCCTTCTGCCCGGCTGCATGAAAATCCGGCTCTTTCTGTTTTTAATACTTTAAAGCTTTGTAATCAGTACAAAGAGCATCTGCTGAAAATAGATAACCCCGTGGCTATGCTGGTAGCTGCATTTCAGGCCTTACCGGAAAACGGCGTTCGTAAGAGCATCTCCCCTGCCCCCCCAAATGGATTGGTTTTGCATAAGATTCAACAAAAAGTAAATCTGATGATTAATGTCGGTCGTGCATTTTCGGTGAGGTATACCAACCCGTTTTAA
- a CDS encoding IS5 family transposase gives MIKQYIRLTDLQWGAISVFLDTKRKRKLNLRDVIDAIFYILRTGCQWRNLPDSYPPWQAIFWYFSKWKKSNIFAEINIALNKLDRKNNGRDENPAIFSADSQSVKLAPMIWENRGLDAHKKVNGRKRQFLVDSGGRLWFAKVHAANIHDGAAALGFMPDIICQNERLVKIYGDQAYAGVFADEIEKHKIKFEKAAKPESTKGFIPVAKRWVVERTIAWSNFFRRIVKDYEYTVTSSVGWLYLANIQIMLQRIYSTDKI, from the coding sequence TTGATTAAACAGTATATTAGACTGACCGATCTCCAATGGGGTGCAATATCGGTATTTTTGGATACAAAACGTAAGCGGAAATTGAATCTGCGGGATGTTATAGATGCGATTTTCTACATTTTAAGAACAGGTTGTCAGTGGCGAAACTTACCCGATAGCTATCCTCCCTGGCAGGCCATATTTTGGTATTTTTCCAAATGGAAAAAGTCAAATATTTTCGCAGAAATTAATATTGCCCTCAATAAGCTCGATAGAAAAAACAATGGCAGAGATGAAAATCCTGCTATATTTAGCGCTGATAGCCAATCAGTTAAATTGGCTCCAATGATTTGGGAGAACCGTGGATTGGACGCCCACAAAAAAGTAAATGGGAGAAAAAGACAATTTCTCGTTGACAGTGGTGGAAGGCTTTGGTTTGCCAAAGTACATGCTGCAAACATACATGACGGTGCAGCTGCATTAGGATTTATGCCAGACATTATTTGCCAAAACGAGCGCTTGGTTAAAATTTATGGTGACCAGGCGTATGCAGGAGTTTTCGCAGACGAGATTGAAAAACATAAGATCAAATTTGAAAAAGCTGCTAAGCCCGAATCAACGAAAGGCTTTATTCCGGTTGCCAAAAGATGGGTAGTCGAGAGAACTATTGCTTGGTCTAATTTCTTTAGAAGAATTGTCAAGGATTATGAGTATACCGTCACATCCAGTGTAGGATGGCTGTATTTAGCGAATATTCAAATCATGTTACAACGAATTTACTCAACAGACAAAATATAA